The sequence below is a genomic window from Oxyura jamaicensis isolate SHBP4307 breed ruddy duck chromosome 20, BPBGC_Ojam_1.0, whole genome shotgun sequence.
GTCACTGTTCGTCAGACTGTTTGTCAGAAGCCACAAGGATTGTTGACTGTGTGCTAGTTAGGGGCTGGTTAAGACTTGCTAGCAAAATGTTTGTGTGCTTCAAGAatcttttgcttctgcttttagtCATAGCTTCTGTCTGCTTGAATATTTCATCAGGAGTTGGAGGCCGCATTCCAGCCAGACACGGGTTTGGTTTCTGTAATGACTGTCAATAACGAAATAGGAGTGAAGCAGCCGATTCATGAGATTGGTAAGTAGATGCTTGCTCCCAGAGGATAGCTAATGGcacttctgcttcattttacttattttctcacagaaaaatgCTACAGAGTCACACAGATGTAAAATATTAGATGTAATATAGTTCAGGATTAAATAACATGCTgttccaaataaatattttaaaaggggaATGGGTATAAAATTCAGTAATGATTATAGCCTTGTAATAGAGTGGCTACGTTGTTTCCAGTGTTGTTCTGAATTGtacaatggaagaaaaaatagctgCCCAGAATAACCCATTGTCCAGTAATAACTGCAGAATCCAGGGCCAttggaggctggcagggactgTTGGAGGTAAGgaggtgccagccctgctccagcagggccaccccgaGCAGCTCACCCAGAAACATGTCCAAGCAGCTGTTGAActtctccaaggatggagactccacagcctctctgggcaatctgttctATTGCCAAATTGAGTTTATGCacaataatgttttatttggcACTTGAAGTGTTAGGAGAAGTGTGCAGAAtttggggggaggtgggggtgtGCACCGCACTTTGGCACTGCTGCTCACACTCTCCAGTAGTGCCATATACAGACCTGAGCAGGCTTACAGGTCTAAAGACCACTGAAGAGGCCAATTTCtagagcaggaggcagggagaggttGATCCAAGCTGTGAGCATGCAGATGGAGGGACAGAGCCTCAGAGCAGTTTGggagagctggagaagcagggTCTTTGGGGCAGACAGGGTGAGCAGGTGGCCCTGATGCATGATCAGATCATTCATGATCATGATCAGAGGGCAGGGAacacctctcttatgaagaaagAGCTGGGGattttcagcctgaagaagagaaggctacGTGGAGACCTCGTTGtgacctttcagtacttaaagggttCTTACATAAGGATGGAGAGGGAGTCTTTACTCGcgtagataatgataggacaagggggaatggttttaaactgaaagaggggagatttaggttggatgttaggaagggaagaaattatttactcagagggtggtgaggcatgggaacaggttgcccagagaggttgtggatgccccatccctggaggtgttcaaggacatcctggatgaggccctgagcaacctgatctagtgggtggcatccctggctatggcaggggggttggaactagatggtctttaaagtcccttccaacccaagctattctatgattctgtgcaGCTCCCAAGATCCCACTCTGATTGTGTGATAACAGCTTCTGTGACAGTGACCCCAAAACATCCTCCCTGCTCCATATTAAAGATGCCCTTTTATAAGATGTTTGAGTTTGTAGGCAGTTTTTAGGCCTTGGTGCCTGCCCTGCATGATTCTGGCAGGTGTTGTTTTGCCAGGCTGTGGCAGCTGTCCTGTTGTGCAGCTGTCTTTCCTCTTGCTtaactgctgccttttttttttcccctctttaacCTTTATTGTGCTCAAGGCAGcattttccctgtcttcaagGTTATATTTCTTCACTATAGACAATTAATTGACCATCAGTGAAATGTTTATAGCTTTGAGGACTCTATTTTCATTCTGTGCCTGTGCTCTCAAGGCCATTTCAGTTGTCCCACATTCAAATGCCAGTGTTCTGATAATGCATTGATAACAAGTTGGGTAGGCCAGGACTGGGGCCTTGCAGAGTAAGCCTCATGAAGGTTGTGGCCTCATTAGTAGTAATGCTGTTCTTGCTGGACCACAGGGGGCCAAATCTGTTGTGCAGAGAAGTCTGGAATGCATCTTTGCGAAGTATTGATTCCATGGAAGATGAGCTACAAGTTTTTTGATTAAgagaataaagaatatttaagtTCACTGCCTATGAGCATTACATAATTTTGTCCCTTAGTGTATTAACAGGCTTGAGTCAGTTCAGATGTGGGTCATCAGCACGTGTTTTGGAGCTGGGTATTGTAAAACTTGGAAAATAGAGCAAATGGCATAGAAACACTTGGCAAGAATGAACATGAAAGTAAGGCTAGCTTGTGCTTGACTGacattgagaagaaaaagaatcaaggtgaaaactttaattttgtaAAGCCGTGGAGTCATCTGGGGAAACCTGGGTGTCCTGTTTGGCCATTTAAACTTAAACAGGGCTATGCTTTGATAGGCGTGGGTTTGGAACCAATCCCACTTCTCAGAAGACCTTTTAACTATTCAGCTGAAGAAATTCCCTGTAGTGTTACCAGCTGACCTACCTAAAACTGTGCCCAGCTAGGCACCAGCTAGAACAGCTTGATGTACTGTAAAAGAGATGTGAAAtaacacatttcttcctttgtcaCCTCAGAATTAGTCCCTGCCATAAACTGATGCTTTATTGGAGTTGTTGGAATCATAACAATTAGATTAGATAATgcgtttttctttcttgcttttgtgtttttattacagGTGAGATCTGCCGTGCACGTAAGGTTTTCTTCCACACAGATGCTGCGCAAGCAATTGGTAAAATTCCTATGGATGTGAACGACATGAAAATTGATCTAATGAGCATTAGCGGCCATAAAATTTATGGGCCCAAAGGTATTTATTGAAGCGCTTTTCTAAAGAATTGTAGTTCTCATGGTTGCCTTAGAAGGTAACTACATACGGTATACACTCAAGCCTGTCTGTCACAGTGACTGTTGCTACTTAAACTGTAGAAAATTGTTCCAGAACGGGTAGTGGACTGACTTTGGAGTAGTTTAGGCAGTGCTATAAGGCTGACAGCTGTGATAAGTGGATCTCATGCTTATGGGTTGTGAGGTGGCTTtgttgaaagaagaaatggtgTCTTATAATGATGGCAGCATTAGGATGAGTGGCTCTTTGAAAGTCATCTACATGGTGTGAAGCAGCTTTGATACTGCAGTGGTTGAAATGAAATCACAGTGCTGTAGGGCTTTGATTAAATCCAAGTGTAACTTGCAACACGGAGATCTAAAGATTAAGTGGAAAGTTTAAATTCTTAGTGATTGTGGTCATCTTCTATTCTGAATTGCTTCTTCCTACCATCTCCTCTTGTGCACCTTCCCTGCAGAATGGGGTTTAAAATCCAGCTACGGGTTTTGTAGCTGACTCTCAAATACTAAAAGTTTAGCTATTATCACCATTGCAGTCCATTTAGTTTGTAACACTTCATGtagaaagacagaaatcaaGTTTGCTGTATTCTATCTgctattcagaaacaaaaggcaaaatgatttcttattttttcgATATATAGAGCTGACGACGTAACTCTGGACAAGCATTATGCTTTCAAGCACTAACTTCGGACAGGTGACAGACACAAATTTTCCCAACTTCTTATGACCAGAAGTTGGAACCATTCTTCCTGTGGTGACAGTCACTGGTTAGGTATATGCCAAAGCACATGAAGGCATGGAAATTGAGTTTCTAGGTGAGGAGATTGGAGGGTTAAATTAGGTGGCTGTAAAAACTGCCTCATCCAATCTGCCTTTTGGAGATCAATTCCACTGATAAATATACAGACTGGGGGACTAGAGGCTGGAGTACCAAGTCTTTAGGTGGCTCAAGTATGTTGGGAGAAACTGAACTTCTCCCATGTCTGAAGCTCTGGGAGCCTGACATACTAGGAACATGAATGGGGAGAACAAACCCcattttctagaaaatactGTGCTTCTGTATGCATTCACtacatttttctccagtgaGGTGTCCAGATACATGTTTGCTGTGGAAACGGAATGTTTCCAAATCTTGGAGTCCCTTTTCATAATTCCAGAACTGTGCGTGTATACCACATAAATCCAACAGCTTTCCTTGTTTGAAGGGGTCGGTGCTGTCTATGTTCGCCGTCGACCACGCGTGAGATTAGAACCCCTGCAGAgtgggggaggccaggagaGAGGACTGCGATCTGGGACTGTGCCCACTCCGTTAGCAGTGGGCCTTGGGGCAGCGTGTGAAGTGGCACAGCAAGAGATGGAGGTATGTGGGAGAGCACGTGTGACCTggatgacagaaaataatataacaGGGCCAGCTGGATCTTAGGTTCCTTAGGTCTTCTTGTGTCCTTGTGTGTGAACTAAATTTGATTATCTTATTATAACATTATAACAAGTTTTGGGATCTTCAAGTGTAACTGGAAGttgattttcagctttcttaaattccttttttcatgAAGTGGTTTGAATCTTGTTTTGCAACAGATTAATAGTTGGCTGTTTTAGTGCAATACAGCTTTAAGTGCTTGCGCTTGTCTCTCTGTTCTGCCCCAATGTATTAGCAGCCTCTCTGAAGCTGAACAAATCATGCTTATGTAACGTATATCAAAACAATGAGATTTTCTAATCCACTATTCCAGTCCATTATCtattggactggatgatctttaaaggtcccttccaatccaaaccattctatgattttgtgattctgttaaatgtatttatgttcAAGTTTACTGCAGCTTTGCAACTAATAATGTCAcggtgttttctttttcttggtcAGTAAAGTTTATTTGCTAGACCTGGTGTTTAAGGCTCTGCATGCTGCTGTACCTGTTTATGcaccaacatttaaaaaaacatttaaatactgCCAGTGGGATACATAGGCCAGAATATCTGTACAAATCAAATGGAGGTTTTTCCTGGGAGACAGACAGAGATCTTCTAGCTGAGCTGTGTGGTTATGGAAGCCTTGTTGCTGGTGGAAGAGCTTGCAGAGCCTGAATTTTTGAATTCTAAAGGAGCCTCAGATCTAGAATCTTTTTCTAGTCTCTGAGaattttgacattaaaaaaaacaaactcatatTTGAGAatgccttgtttctttttaaagcttttttgaGAATGTGACCAGGTGATTATAAACAAATATGAATTGCACATGTGTGTCTGACCATTTCTGTACCCTAGAGCTGATACCATACCTTACTGCTTTTTTAGTGTAAGCGACCTCGGTCTTTTGTCTAGAATGAGATTATGCTCATGGGCAGTTCTCACTTAGGAGGTCATGTGTTGTAAAGTCACATTATGGTTGAGTTCACActaatatgtgtgtgtgtgtttttatgtaATATGGTTTGAGAGCTTCTAAGAAAGTAAGAGACACTTTTATCATAGTAGATGCCCTTTCCTGTGttgcaaaataattcattttttatattgcCTAACTTGTTTTAAGCTGAAATAGCTTGGCATGTTTACAAAAGACAATTTGACAGTTTGTATATATAGATTTTTCTGagtgatttttaatgtttttgaagaCTGAACTAGTTAGGATCAAACTGGTAATATTCTCTTTTAAACAGTCTGTAGAGTACTCAAAGCTTTAGGTTTCAAATGTGTTCTTTCCCCAGTCTAACCAAATGCAGCTACTTCAGTCTACTCATGGCTGCTCATGAGCAGTTTGAGTGAGCTCAGACATGCTAGAATTTGTTGATTTGTTGaaatctgttgatttttttgctCTCTTCTCTGGTTTCTTTGCTAGTATGACCATAAGCGAATCTCACAATTGGCAGAGCGACTGGTTACAAAAATAATGAGTGAAGTTCCTGATGTGGTTATGAATGGAGATAGAGAACATCGTTATCCAGGTAACATTAGCAGAATCCTGACCCTATTAGCAGGCTCCTTGTTGTTAACGTACATGACTGAATAACGGAGATTAGCCACATGCTGTGCAATTACTGCCATGTGGATTTGCTCTAGATTTCTGTTGCtgggaatttttctttttttctatttcatttatttttatgtaggaTGCATCAATTTATCTTTTGCATATGTGGAAGGGGAGAGTCTTCTGATGGCTCTGAAAGATGTGGCTCTATCTTCAGGAAGGTAGGTGGAATATGTAGGAAGGAGAGAAGTATCTTGTAGAGAAAGTAATGTGTGCTAATAAAGTTACTAATACGGAGTGGTCTCCACTGTGCCCTGTACTTTCTTGTTTGGTTGATGAGTCAGCCTGGCATTGACTGCATTCTGAGATGGTGTTTCTCTTAAGTGGCATATTGCAAAGGAAGGTCAAATGTATTCATcctgaaagcaaaaaagcagaaattcctATGTGCCAGCTTTGCAGATTTGTGAACTGTGGTCTGAGTGGCCTTGACTCATAGCTGCAAGTGACACTTTCATTTCAAAGGCTACCATTATTTGATCCACTACAGCTTCTGCCCTTCAGCAGGATTTCGCACAAGTGAAATTTTCACATAACTAGAATCTAGTGAATCGGGACACATATCTGAATTAAATTAGTTAATAGTGCCAATGTTTAATgcaaaagtagaaagaaaattcaatacACTCTTACAGAGCTGTGTTGACTCTACAAGAGTGACCAATGACGTTTCTGTTACTAAAACCATCTTCATGCTTATGATGAAGTTAATGAAGTGTAAAGATGCCCTCCTTTCCTCACCTCTGAGAACAAAGCAGTTAGAAATGCATATCTTAATTAGAAATGTGTTGGCACTATGAACAGAGAGAACAAGTTTTCACATGACTGTGAAACCCAACGCTTGTGTCATGTTAAATCTCTTCTGAGGCTCTGCTTCATGCACATTTTTAAGCAGTCCTATGGTTTGTGCTGCACGTTGCTACCTGTGAAAATTGAGTAACAACGTGTAACCAGTTTTTCCTACTGCTTTGAATTGGAAGTTCCGTCTCCTGACTTTATGTAGCTAGATCATCTTGTTTTGTATTCCTCTATGCACTGTTTTTTCATTGACAGCAATACAAATCAGATAGCAATTtatgaagctttttttcttttttaatgtgccCGTTTATAGGTTATTGTCTCTGGCAATTTCTGCCTTGGCTCTTGTCTGCTTTCCACAGCCTCCACTTCAGCTACCTCAGTCTGTAATACTACTGCTTCTGTTTGGCATTGTATTAATCCTTAGAACATTATCTAtgctctctcttctttcctcatGCTCCTAACTTATTACCCTCATTCCCTTCTAATACATTCCCCTTCTGTACTTTTTCCTTAGCAGCAGAAATACTGCTCTTCTTGCTCATGTTTCATCATGTTCACTAGTAGTTTCCAAAAGTCTGGGGAACATGCTATAGGTTTTTGTAAAGATTCACAGTAATATTGAATGCCTGTAAATGATGTGTTCTTTGTTGGAGATTAGTGAAATGTAGTATCTGCACGTGAATAGAAGTGTGAAATTggcctttcttccctttccttagTGCTTGCACATCAGCTTCTCTGGAGCCTTCCTATGTTTTGCGGGCAATTGGAACAGATGAAGACTTGGCTCACTCCTCTATAAGGTGTGTGGAGTGGTCTTCCCTGTTGCTTCCaaatctgcttcttttctgctgaaagtaggtggtggttttgtttcacCCATCTGTAGGCACACTATTTCAgttcttaatgtttttcttttagatttggCATTGGTCGTTTCACTACTGAAGAAGAAGTAGATTATACAGTGCAGAAGTGTATCCAGCACGTTAAGAGGCTTAGGGAAATGAGGTGAGCCATCTTCTTATTGAACTTAAAGACTCTGTAGGTATGATAATCATTTGAGGAATTTGATTTAGTTGAAagtaattgtttattttaaaaatctgccaGTGTTCCTGTATATAAGCAAGTAGTATTGTCTGAGTATGTAGAGGGCCAGATCTTAACAGTAGcaaaaactttttaaacaaacaaacattttaacattttttctcccagttcctGCCATTGTCAAGGAAACAGGGTGAGTAGGGCAAGCACATAGGGTGGTACCTAGAATTTTCTAAGCTAGAGATGGTATTACtgtgtttatgtattttgttttattttcgGGACACTGAAATATTCCTGATTTATCTGGCCATTATCAAATATGAGGGCTCAGTCTCTAGGAAGCACGTGTACTTTTTGCCTGAAGTGCAGGAAATGAGCTGGGGCACCTGCCCTCTCCCCTTTGTAATTTGTCCAAGGGCGGCACAGGGGATTGCTCATGTGAAGCTAACTGACCTCCAGAAGGGGaagatagataaatagatagatatCTCTTAATTTTTACGTAGTTGATGAAATTGCCTTTTTGGTTAttgtttttgatgttgttgtcCAGTAAATTTTAGATTTAGGtaacattaatttttctcttctttacaGCCCTCTTTGGGAAATGGTGCAGGATGGAATTGACCTCAAAAGCATTAAATGGACTCAGCACTGAGAAAACAAGCTCTGTCCATGGACTAGACGGATGTggattaaaatgcattttctgtacaTTCCTGAACAAAAATCATGCagcacttttctgtttttttgtcaCTTGCAATTTAGCTGGAAAACTATCTTTTCTGGTAACTGTCTTATAAAgccaaaatgaaacaagcatTTATTCTGGAGAAAGGCAGGATGATATCAAACCCATTACATTTATACTTACCCACAGAAATTTATGCTGAgacataatttatttcaaaatgtatttcttaatatgaaaaatgagaTCAGCGTGTTACTCCTGTGTTTGTGGGATCCTGGTGAGAGGTTCCTTCTCAAGCATCCTGTATAGCTGTTCTGCTTGCAGTACAGACCTGTTGGTAGGCCTCCAGTTCATTTTGTTTGAGGCAAGTACCCCTGCAACTGCAGATGTTTTTGTgctgcttaaatattttgtgaaattctCACACAGTAAGAAGTTCAGTGTTTCTAGAGGAAAAGGATGCCTCAGTGTGGCTATGTGCCTTCACAGTTAAGTTGTATGTGGAGTTAAGAatttttttaccaaaaaaaatgtgttttgctattttccatcattctttttttttgggggggtggaaGGAAGGTGGGTGATGCTTGCACAGGCCAGTGTGCATCaatccaaaacatttttcagtgttacagAACTTAAAATACAATGATGATGCACTTTGCTATCCCTtctactgtgtttttttccatgcattttttatatgaaaaggaaaacttgaaTGACCGTGAGAGGGGTATATGCAGAATATGTCAGCTTCAGTTGCAATACCAGTTTAGTTGGAACTTTGGTGGCGGTGGTGGGGAAGCACATGAagtgcagtgttttctttctctttctttttttttttttttttttttttttcatttgtagtgAGTCCTTTGACATTACTTTGCTTATGGACACTTGGCTTCTGTCAATTTTGGGAGCCTTGCTCAGTTGAGcctcagtgttttgtttttagataaGAACATGTGGATTTCTCTGCGTGCCAGAGTTTACTTCTATTTGAGACTTCCACAGGAACCCATTCCCTGCAAGTGTTGGGGAGAAGTGTCTGTAAAATGGGTTTGAGATGAATTCATATcaatgtttctcctttcttatttttttgatgtttcCAGTAGGAAATTTAACCTAGTATTATGAAGTGCCTTTGTATCAGTTGCATAAGCAGACAGCTCTCAGATTAGTTGGTTGGTTGATGGATGCTGTAGTAGCTGTTGAATTTAATATAGCTTACAAACAATATGTCACCAGTTCTGGATGGTTTCTGTGTTGAGGATAAACCACTTGATGTAGAAGCTAAAGCTAAGTCTCATGGGGTGGA
It includes:
- the NFS1 gene encoding cysteine desulfurase, mitochondrial isoform X1; this encodes MLLWRCLAALRAAPDPRRLSVAAPRPGPGAVAAPSSPGPSGDGDGALRPLYMDVQATTPLDPRVLDSMLPYLTAYYGNPHSRTHAYGWESEAAVEKARRQIADLIGADSREIIFTSGATESNNMAIKGVARFYKSRNKHIITTQTEHKCVLDSCRSLEAEGFRVTYLPVQKNGLIDLKELEAAFQPDTGLVSVMTVNNEIGVKQPIHEIGEICRARKVFFHTDAAQAIGKIPMDVNDMKIDLMSISGHKIYGPKGVGAVYVRRRPRVRLEPLQSGGGQERGLRSGTVPTPLAVGLGAACEVAQQEMEYDHKRISQLAERLVTKIMSEVPDVVMNGDREHRYPGCINLSFAYVEGESLLMALKDVALSSGSACTSASLEPSYVLRAIGTDEDLAHSSIRFGIGRFTTEEEVDYTVQKCIQHVKRLREMSPLWEMVQDGIDLKSIKWTQH
- the NFS1 gene encoding cysteine desulfurase, mitochondrial isoform X2 — its product is MLLWRCLAALRAAPDPRRLSVAAPRPGPGAAPSSPGPSGDGDGALRPLYMDVQATTPLDPRVLDSMLPYLTAYYGNPHSRTHAYGWESEAAVEKARRQIADLIGADSREIIFTSGATESNNMAIKGVARFYKSRNKHIITTQTEHKCVLDSCRSLEAEGFRVTYLPVQKNGLIDLKELEAAFQPDTGLVSVMTVNNEIGVKQPIHEIGEICRARKVFFHTDAAQAIGKIPMDVNDMKIDLMSISGHKIYGPKGVGAVYVRRRPRVRLEPLQSGGGQERGLRSGTVPTPLAVGLGAACEVAQQEMEYDHKRISQLAERLVTKIMSEVPDVVMNGDREHRYPGCINLSFAYVEGESLLMALKDVALSSGSACTSASLEPSYVLRAIGTDEDLAHSSIRFGIGRFTTEEEVDYTVQKCIQHVKRLREMSPLWEMVQDGIDLKSIKWTQH
- the NFS1 gene encoding cysteine desulfurase, mitochondrial isoform X3, which produces MLLWRCLAALRAAPDPRRLSVAAPRPGPAPSSPGPSGDGDGALRPLYMDVQATTPLDPRVLDSMLPYLTAYYGNPHSRTHAYGWESEAAVEKARRQIADLIGADSREIIFTSGATESNNMAIKGVARFYKSRNKHIITTQTEHKCVLDSCRSLEAEGFRVTYLPVQKNGLIDLKELEAAFQPDTGLVSVMTVNNEIGVKQPIHEIGEICRARKVFFHTDAAQAIGKIPMDVNDMKIDLMSISGHKIYGPKGVGAVYVRRRPRVRLEPLQSGGGQERGLRSGTVPTPLAVGLGAACEVAQQEMEYDHKRISQLAERLVTKIMSEVPDVVMNGDREHRYPGCINLSFAYVEGESLLMALKDVALSSGSACTSASLEPSYVLRAIGTDEDLAHSSIRFGIGRFTTEEEVDYTVQKCIQHVKRLREMSPLWEMVQDGIDLKSIKWTQH